In a genomic window of Anoxybacter fermentans:
- a CDS encoding MFS transporter, with product MKAIVKKVINYTELITIPLTEFLALDNSIIKYMVMHWFGGILLIYTVLLPIFMNKLGINIITAGAIFSITALVDVILTFILSRFLDKISPNIGMSLDWLTESLPPLIYSLASTPFHFVLGSIAGRITNILNPVYKVYENEIFSKDKQSLIYTYHLITPEVFTLIFYSFIGYLLTYKFTSIFAFRVVFLICGIGFLFVALIPYKFLKWVELIEITKHKAAINFPRELYLVALAQILIFVGLNFASMLVTSYYILDKMQGTVMDVLVLKIVSSLVVIFTGLYSKNLGSKISEVRIAQ from the coding sequence ATGAAAGCAATAGTAAAAAAGGTAATTAATTATACAGAATTGATAACTATTCCGCTGACGGAATTTTTAGCTCTTGATAATTCTATAATTAAATACATGGTTATGCATTGGTTTGGCGGAATTTTATTAATCTATACAGTACTCCTACCAATATTCATGAATAAATTAGGCATTAATATAATAACTGCGGGAGCAATTTTTAGTATCACAGCATTAGTTGATGTAATATTAACATTTATCTTGAGCAGATTTTTGGACAAAATATCTCCCAATATAGGAATGAGTCTGGATTGGCTTACAGAAAGTTTACCTCCATTAATTTATAGTTTGGCATCTACTCCCTTTCATTTTGTGTTGGGATCAATAGCTGGTAGGATTACAAATATACTGAATCCTGTTTATAAGGTTTATGAAAATGAAATTTTTTCAAAGGATAAGCAAAGTTTAATTTATACATATCATCTGATTACACCGGAAGTTTTTACTTTGATTTTTTATTCTTTTATAGGTTATTTATTGACATATAAATTTACTTCGATTTTTGCTTTTCGAGTTGTTTTTTTGATTTGTGGTATCGGATTTTTATTTGTTGCATTGATTCCATATAAATTTTTGAAATGGGTTGAACTGATAGAGATTACAAAACATAAGGCTGCAATTAATTTCCCGCGCGAATTATATTTAGTGGCCTTAGCACAAATTTTAATTTTTGTTGGACTTAATTTTGCTTCAATGTTAGTGACAAGTTACTACATTTTAGATAAAATGCAGGGAACAGTCATGGATGTTTTGGTTTTAAAGATTGTTTCATCTCTGGTTGTAATTTTTACCGGGTTATATAGTAAAAATTTAGGGTCAAAAATTTCTGAGGTTAGAATTGCCCAATAA